In the genome of Paenibacillus pabuli, the window CTTCGTTTCATTACGTCTTTCCGGCATCAGGCAGGTTTCCAAATCATTCTGCATTTCTTTGGCAGATTGGTAACGTTCCTGCGGATTTTTGCGCATGGATTTCAGAATAACGTTCTCTACGCTTTGCGGGATAAGCGGATTGAATTTGCGAGGTTCATCAAACTCTTCCTGCAAATGCTTCAAAGCAACGCTAATCGGACTCTCTCCCAGAAACGGAAGCTGCCCAGTCAGCATTTGATAGAGTACAATACCAAGTGAATATAAGTCCGACTTCTCGCCAGTCACGATGCCTTTGGCATGCTCAGGCGAGAAGTAATGTACGGAACCGACTACGGAGCCGGTCTGTGTAATCGTTGTGGATGTAACCGCACGGGCAATCCCGAAATCCGTTACTTTCACACGGCCATTACGACCAATCAATATATTATGAGGTTTGATATCCCGATGAATGATCTGATTATGATGTGCATGATCGAGAGCATCTGCAATCTGGGAGGCGATTCGAACCGCTTCGTCCACCTGCAGAGGCGCCCGCTCTTTAATAATTTCATTTAGGTTTTTGCCTTCAACATATTCCATGACAATATAATGAACGTCATCTTCCTGCCCCACATCGTATATACTGACTACGTTAGGATGGGACAGAGATGCTGCGGACTGTGCTTCCCTGCGGAAACGGCGAATAAACTCTTCGTCATGCACAAATTGCTGCCGTAACACTTTGATGGCAACGTTCCGGTTGAGCAACAGATCCTGGGCCTTGTACACCAGAGCCATGCCGCCACCGCCGACACGCTCGATCACTTCATAGCGTCCGCCTAGCTGGTGCCCAATCATGACTCACACCCCGTTTCCGATGTCACGGAACCTTCCTTTTGCAGTTCGAATAATGCCACCGTGATATTGTCATCTCCTCCAGCAAGCAAAGCCAGCTGAAGCAATCGATCCGCCCGATCTTCCAAGGCCAGTTCCAGATTGCCTGCGACCTGAATGATCTGCTCATTGCTGACCAGATTACTAAGTCCGTCACTGCACAAAAGAAGAACTTCGCCTTCTTCCAGCTTAACGGTATCCAGATCCACCTTCACTTCAGCGTCTGTCCCAAGTGCACGTGTCAGCACATTGCGACGCGGATGATGAGAGACATCTTCTTTGCTGATCTGACCATTTTTGAACAATTCATTCACCAGTGTATGGTCCTCGGTCAACTGTATCACTTGTTTGTTTGCAATTTTGTATGCTCTGCTGTCACCAATGTGACCAATAACACCTTCCGTATCATTCAATAATGCCGCAACCACGGTGGTTCCCATGTTATGGTAATTATCGTCCGAAGATGCAGTGCGGAAGATCACTTCGTTGGCATGCAAAATAGCATCGCTGAGTGCGGCTGACAAAGACGCATGTGAAAGACCCGGCTCAAGCGTACCCAGATCCTGCACCAACGTCTCTACCGCCAGGCGGCTCGCTGTATCTCCTGCAAGATGTCCGCCCATACCATCGGCAACAATGCCCAGGATATAACCTGTATCGAGATTTCGAATCCAGGCTGAATCTTCATTCACCGAACGCACCCGTCCGATATGGCTCACATGAACTGTTTTGATCAAAACGTTCTCACCTCAACTCCATATGCTTTGCACGAAGCTGACCGCAAGCGGCAGCAATATCATGTCCCTGTTCACGACGAATGGTTACATTAACACCCTGCTCCGAGAGAATCTTCTGAAAATTGAAAATGTCGCTTCTGGACGTTCTTACGTATTTGCGCTCAGGTACATGGTTGACCGGAATCAGGTTCACGTGGCACAACATGTTCTTAAGCACGCTTGCCAGTTCTGCCGCATGTTCCGGCTGATCATTTACACCACCGATAAGTGCGTACTCAAACGTA includes:
- a CDS encoding Stp1/IreP family PP2C-type Ser/Thr phosphatase, translating into MIKTVHVSHIGRVRSVNEDSAWIRNLDTGYILGIVADGMGGHLAGDTASRLAVETLVQDLGTLEPGLSHASLSAALSDAILHANEVIFRTASSDDNYHNMGTTVVAALLNDTEGVIGHIGDSRAYKIANKQVIQLTEDHTLVNELFKNGQISKEDVSHHPRRNVLTRALGTDAEVKVDLDTVKLEEGEVLLLCSDGLSNLVSNEQIIQVAGNLELALEDRADRLLQLALLAGGDDNITVALFELQKEGSVTSETGCES